TGAGAGAATATCCGGATGCGCTCCACTCACTTTTTTTGATAAATTCTTTTTCGTCCCAGCTTAAAACAAGAACTTCCGGTGTATTAAGAGTGTTATAACCGCCGGTTACAACCACCTCATTCCTGCCATCATTATCGCAATCGCCGACTATGCAGTCAAGAGTTGTTTCCCAGCCCCGATTTTTCGTTACTACATACATGCCTATTTTTTCATATCTTGAACCATCCCATTTGAATGCTGAAAAATGGCGTCCCCATGCCACCCCTATCTCATTCATTCCGTCGTTGTCAATGTCAGCAATGCTGAAGCCAGTAGCTGAACCAAACCCAAGTATTGAGTATCCTATGCCAAATACCGGATCAATAATTTTTTGCTGTTCATAATATGTCTGCTTACTCTCATCCCATTTCATTACACGCATGAAAGGATCTCTACCCCCTATGAGCAACTCATTTTTACCGTCATTGTCCGCGTCGCCCACGGGCTGCGGGCCTTCATATCGGGCTGACCACCACCAGAGTTTGCCGTAATTATGGCTCCATTGAATCTCGTAATCCGGGGAACGCTTATCTCCAACTTGTTTGTGAGCATCTCTGATAGCATCGTTTTTTTCATCCATACTCCTATTGCTTAATGTTATCATTGTAAAACCATTTAACAAAACACATGCTATCAACAGCCCTACCAATATCTTCTTTTTCATAATAATCGAATGGAATACAACGTTTGGGCTAATAAAAAATTTATGGTTGTAGAATAATGGAAATTATAGGACAAACAAAAAATATTTGTGTTCAACATGTTTAGTTGCCATCAGAAATATTTATATAGAACATTAAATATATCAATAAAACAGCAACACCTTAATATAAGTTGCCATCTTAATAAGTAATATTGCAATAGAGGTATGAAAATGAAAGAAGTGGTATTGAAAGTTTCGGAAGCTCTTTCGCAGGATGTCGGGTCGGGCAGGGCCAGGCTTGACGGAAAAACAAGAATAGAGCTTGGCATAACCCCAGGAGACATAATAGAGATAGAAGGCGGCAACAAGACAGCGGCAGTTGTCTGGAGAGCCCGCCCGATAGATGAAGGAAAGGGGATAATAAAGATAGATAATCTTACCAGAAAAAATGCCAGAGTTGGAATGGGAGACAAGGTAATTGTAAGGAAAATAGTGCCCAAGATAGCAAAAAAAGTTGTAATGGCCCCGGCAATTTCCCAAGGGCAAAGGATTCAATTTGGGCAGGGTATAGAACATCTTGTTAAGCGAGGACTACTAAAAAGACCGGTAAATGCAGGAGACACGATTGTCATACCAGGCATAGCATTATTCGGAAATTCTCTTCCATTTGGCGTGATTAAAACCGAGCCTAAGGAAATTGTTACCATAGGCGAGGAAACCGAGGTCGTGGTTAAGGAAGAGCCGATAAAGGAAGAAATGCTCCAAGCCCCCCAGGTGAGTTATGAGGATATCGGCGGGCTGGGCGAAGAAATAATGAAGATACGGGAAATGATAGAATTGCCCCTCAAGCATCCCGAATTATTTAAGCGTCTCGGCATTGACCCGCCAAAAGGAGTTCTGCTTCACGGCCCTCCCGGCACAGGAAAAACACTTATTGCCAAGGCGGTTGCAAGTGAATCCGGGGCAAACTTCTTCACGATAAATGGCCCTGAAATAATGAGCAAGTTTTACGGGCAGAGTGAAGAGAATCTCAGGAAAACGTTTGAAGAAGCAGAAAAAAATGCACCCTCGATAATTTTTATTGATGAAATTGACGCCATAGCTTCAAAAAGAGAGGAAGTCCACGGAGAGGTGGAACGCCGTGTTGTATCTCAAATGCTTACGCTAATGGACGGGCTCAAAGGAAGGGGGAAGATAATAGTGATAGGTGCGACAAACAGGGTGGACTCGATAGACCCAGCACTACGCCGTCCGGGAAGGTTTGATAGGGAAATCGTTATCGGTGTTCCTGACAGGGAGGGGAGAAAAGAAATTCTCGAAATTCATACAAGGGGGATGCCAAAGTCAAAGGACGTTGATATTGATTATTTGGCTGACGTAACATACGGATTTGTTGGAGCTGACTTGGCTTCGCTTGCCAGAGAGGCTGCTATGGGTGCCCTTCGCAGATACCTGCCAGAGATAGACCTCGATAAGCCCATACCAACCGAAATTCTTAAAAAAATGGAAGTGGTGATGGATGATTTTAAAGATGCGCACCGCTCCATCGAACCGTCTGCATTGAGAGAAGTTCTCATCGAGATACCAAAGGTTAAATGGGATGATGTGGGTGGTCTTGAGGGTGTAAAAAAGCGTTTGAAGGAAGCGGTAGAATGGCCTCTGACGAATCCTGAGATGTTCAAGAAAATAGGAATAAAGCCCCCAAGGGGTATACTTCTCTATGGCCCTCCTGGCACGGGAAAAACTTTACTCGCCAAGGCCGTTGCGAATGAATCAAATGCAAATTTCCTCTCAATAAAAGGGCCAGAAGTATTTTCGAAGTGGGTTGGCGAGAGTGAGAAGGCTGTAAGGGAATTGTTCAAAAAGGCAAAGCAGTCCGCACCTTCGATAATATTCCTCGATGAAATTGACGCTCTAGCGCCGAAGAGGGGAATGTACGAGGGAACAAGAGTTACAGATACGGTTGTTAATCAGCTGCTCACGTCCATGGATGGAATGGAGAG
This region of Candidatus Thermoplasmatota archaeon genomic DNA includes:
- a CDS encoding FG-GAP-like repeat-containing protein produces the protein MKKKILVGLLIACVLLNGFTMITLSNRSMDEKNDAIRDAHKQVGDKRSPDYEIQWSHNYGKLWWWSARYEGPQPVGDADNDGKNELLIGGRDPFMRVMKWDESKQTYYEQQKIIDPVFGIGYSILGFGSATGFSIADIDNDGMNEIGVAWGRHFSAFKWDGSRYEKIGMYVVTKNRGWETTLDCIVGDCDNDGRNEVVVTGGYNTLNTPEVLVLSWDEKEFIKKSEWSASGYSLSDIYFPWIADVDNDGENELIIGPGNSLVVLNWDGEKFVPTTLKTYDRHTQVFGCVAKDSNGNGIPDIHVTFGSPDLEIWEWNGSGYGIKYNHTWAGEDATIEAIDIGDVDYDGVPEVCVGTNFIHILQWNGTGYEEESTITETFGCLAVTVIGDFDNDRLNEINAGSVWASSDEPYMEWIFKFAGV
- a CDS encoding CDC48 family AAA ATPase yields the protein MKMKEVVLKVSEALSQDVGSGRARLDGKTRIELGITPGDIIEIEGGNKTAAVVWRARPIDEGKGIIKIDNLTRKNARVGMGDKVIVRKIVPKIAKKVVMAPAISQGQRIQFGQGIEHLVKRGLLKRPVNAGDTIVIPGIALFGNSLPFGVIKTEPKEIVTIGEETEVVVKEEPIKEEMLQAPQVSYEDIGGLGEEIMKIREMIELPLKHPELFKRLGIDPPKGVLLHGPPGTGKTLIAKAVASESGANFFTINGPEIMSKFYGQSEENLRKTFEEAEKNAPSIIFIDEIDAIASKREEVHGEVERRVVSQMLTLMDGLKGRGKIIVIGATNRVDSIDPALRRPGRFDREIVIGVPDREGRKEILEIHTRGMPKSKDVDIDYLADVTYGFVGADLASLAREAAMGALRRYLPEIDLDKPIPTEILKKMEVVMDDFKDAHRSIEPSALREVLIEIPKVKWDDVGGLEGVKKRLKEAVEWPLTNPEMFKKIGIKPPRGILLYGPPGTGKTLLAKAVANESNANFLSIKGPEVFSKWVGESEKAVRELFKKAKQSAPSIIFLDEIDALAPKRGMYEGTRVTDTVVNQLLTSMDGMESMDDIVIIGATNRPDIIDPSFLRPGRFDELIFTGQPDKKAREEIYKIHTKEMPLSDDVSISELAEMSEGFAGADIEALCREAGMIALRENREADEVRMEHFIKAFETVHPSIDEEMIEYYREISNKLGRVVTKREIAKGIEVM